Proteins from a single region of Thunnus albacares chromosome 14, fThuAlb1.1, whole genome shotgun sequence:
- the vstm4a gene encoding V-set and transmembrane domain-containing protein 4a encodes MYFSIVVLVLTKALVTEVCHALNVTVIPGPVVMVTEKDNLTLSCLVSQRKRSSSVLILRWFFSPLAAPTLTPPPPPPSAPSPSPPAVEPSQFLIVKMGIKKMKLYGNYTRLFPQPKFRLYEETEGEVYRLRILSVTGMDQGFYTCRVQEIRKHRNTWRASSNGTSTTQLTVHFTLESSSSEGLWRLFADVYVCAVLICSLGLLSIFLFTLVLTCQYFYRRHRLKANYLLVRCPESSSGETVTSSSSSSSSSPRAKRKDTRQKTDRKVTVKAPEVPEEPPPHIPAKVPVPAKRPQKPRRLKTQPRRSATPRVSRVSQEDSLTYAELELFRPRPEPPASSSPDPTPSNSDTVYAQILFQEKQL; translated from the exons ATGTACTTCTCTATAGTGGTCCTTGTCCTGACTAAGGCTCTGGTCACAG AGGTATGTCATGCCCTGAATGTGACAGTGATCCCTGGGcctgttgtcatggtaacagaGAAAGACAACCTGACGCTGTCCTGCCTGGTAtctcagaggaagaggagcagcagTGTCCTCATCCTGCGCTGGTTCTTCTCTCCTCTGGCTGCTCCCACTCTcacgcctcctcctcctcctccctctgctccgtccccctctcctcctgccGTCGAGCCCTCGCAGTTTCTGATTGTGAAGATGGGCATAAAGAAAATGAAGCTGTACGGGAACTACACCCGCCTTTTCCCCCAGCCAAAGTTTCGTCTTTATgaggaaacagagggagaggtgTACCGGTTGCGGATTCTCAGTGTGACGGGGATGGACCAGGGTTTCTACACTTGTAGGGTGCAGGAGATCcgcaaacacagaaacacatggagAGCATCGTCCAATGGTACCAGCACCACACAGCTGACAG TGCACTTTACCCTTGAGAGCAGTAGCAGTGAAGGACTGTGGCGTTTATTTGCAG acgtgtatgtgtgtgccgTGCTGATCTGCTCACTGGGCCTGCTGTCCATCTTCCTGTTCACGCTGGTTCTCACCTGCCAGTACTTTTACAGGAGACACAGACTCAAAG CCAATTATCTTCTGGTCAGGTGTCCAGAAAGCAG CTCAGGAGAGACTGTAACCAGCTCCAGCAGTTCATCAAGTTCTTCCCCAAGAGCAAAAAGGAAAGACACCAGacagaaaactgacagaaaagtcacagtAAAAGCACCTGAAGTACCAGAGGAGCCACCTCCACACATACCAGCCAAAG TGCCGGTTCCTGCAAAGAGACCTCAGAAGCCCAGAAGGTTAAAGACTCAGCCAAGGAGATCTGCCACT CCTCGAGTATCACGAGTATCACAAGAGGATAGTCTGACATATGCAGAGCTGGAGCTCTTCAGACCGAGGCCAGAGCCCCCAGCCTCCTCCAGCCCTGACCCCACACCCTCCAACTCAGATACTGTGTATGCTCAGATCCTCTTCCAGgagaaacagctgtaa
- the lrrc18a gene encoding leucine-rich repeat-containing protein 18 yields MPKGKGAKGTKVTVKIAKKAIRMTPDGRRRLTLSNMGITVFPKCLLKLTNVDELDLSRNLIQKLPENIGNFSSLRWLDLHSNKLESVPESIGNLVGLTHLNLSNNRLTSAALPSTLGLLTNLKSLNLGMNQLDDLPPTMVALDSLQELGLFDNLFISLPEFVKVLRSLTKLNVKRNPLLYVQGDGEGTLKEKPEEDVYLVHESSLCRTCLKRCKEQTERLTRGGGGGGGGDAFEEKRIRTYSGLMAPNSVATVNQDVWRIKKLEHKPIK; encoded by the coding sequence ATGCCCAAAGGGAAGGGAGCCAAAGGGACAAAGGTGACTGTCAAGATTGCCAAAAAGGCAATACGCATGACACCAGATGGACGGCGCAGACTCACCCTTAGCAACATGGGTATAACCGTCTTCCCAAAGTGTCTCTTGAAACTGACCAACGTGGATGAGTTGGACCTCAGCCGCAACCTGATACAGAAACTCCCAGAAAACATTGGGAACTTTTCATCGCTCAGATGGCTGGATCTGCACAGCAACAAGCTGGAGTCTGTGCCCGAGTCCATCGGCAACCTAGTGGGACTGACCCACCTCAACCTCTCTAACAACCGCCTAACCTCTGCAGCTTTACCCTCTACACTGGGTCTCCTTACCAACCTGAAGAGTCTCAATCTGGGAATGAACCAGCTGGACGACCTGCCTCCCACTATGGTGGCTCTAGACAGTCTCCAAGAGTTAGGCCTGTTCGATAACCTCTTCATCAGCCTACCAGAGTTTGTGAAAGTCTTACGCAGTCTCACTAAGTTGAACGTGAAACGGAACCCCCTGTTGTACGTTCAGGGGGATGGTGAGGGGACGCTGAAGGAAAAGCCAGAGGAGGATGTGTACCTGGTCCACGAGAGCAGCCTGTGTAGGACATGCCTTAAGAGATGTAAAGAGCAGACAGAAAGGCTtacaagaggaggaggaggaggaggaggaggagacgcgTTTGAGGAGAAAAGGATAAGGACTTATTCAGGACTGATGGCACCAAACtcagtggctacagtcaatcAGGATGTGTGGAGAATAAAAAAGTTAGAACACAAGCCAATCAAATGA